In Nocardioides marinus, one DNA window encodes the following:
- the phoU gene encoding phosphate signaling complex protein PhoU: protein MRDVFHEQLDAVFGDLATICGQVETAVCQATKSLLEADVEIAEQVISADVDIDRARVEVEEQCFELLSLQQPVAGDLRVVVAALRMVTELERMGDLSVHVAKIARMRVPDVAVPAEIQPTVSRMAEVARDMVARVEQIIVHRDVSAAIELGRDDEIMDQLRRASFTQVLGDDWTHGVEAAVDIALLGRYYERIADHAVSIANRVVFVVTGEDPRAAASEA, encoded by the coding sequence ATGCGTGACGTCTTCCACGAGCAGCTCGACGCCGTCTTCGGCGACCTCGCCACCATCTGTGGGCAGGTCGAGACCGCGGTGTGCCAGGCCACGAAGTCCCTCCTCGAGGCCGACGTCGAGATCGCCGAGCAGGTGATCTCCGCCGACGTCGACATCGACCGGGCCCGCGTCGAGGTCGAGGAGCAGTGCTTCGAGCTGCTCTCCCTGCAGCAGCCGGTGGCCGGTGACCTCCGGGTCGTGGTCGCCGCCCTGCGGATGGTGACCGAGCTCGAGCGGATGGGCGACCTGTCCGTGCACGTCGCCAAGATCGCCCGGATGCGCGTCCCGGACGTCGCCGTGCCGGCCGAGATCCAGCCGACCGTCTCGCGGATGGCCGAGGTCGCCCGCGACATGGTGGCGCGGGTCGAGCAGATCATTGTCCACCGCGACGTCTCGGCGGCGATCGAGCTGGGCCGCGACGACGAGATCATGGACCAGCTGCGCCGCGCCAGCTTCACCCAGGTGCTCGGCGACGACTGGACCCACGGCGTCGAGGCGGCCGTCGACATCGCGCTGCTCGGTCGCTACTACGAGCGCATCGCCGACCACGCGGTCTCGATCGCCAACCGCGTCGTCTTCGTCGTCACGGGTGAGGACCCGCGGGCCGCGGCGAGCGAGGCCTGA
- a CDS encoding sensor histidine kinase — translation MDPTLQAALAAVIGAIVAGGAVLAWHISDRQQRTIPEYAQPVVPDGVGTVLSVLRSSAVVVDDSDEVLKASAPAYALGLVRGSKLVSAELADVVRKVRRDGQIRETELLMARPGVPSRYVTARVAPLGSRLVLALVEDRTREKRVEEVRRDFVANVSHELKTPVGAIRLLSDAMQDAADDPEAVRRFADRMFTESERLGKLVQQIIELSRLQADDPLDAPVAVHLDDVISTAVDTSRMDAETKNIQVMVGGTSDLQVFGNEQQVLAAVSNLVSNAVSYSENDSTVLVTTRVDEGSVDISVVDQGIGIPADELDRIFERFYRVDPARHRSTGGTGLGLSIVKHVAATHGGEVRVWSAEGQGSTFTLTLPQHFGAERKTQEDSP, via the coding sequence GTGGACCCGACGCTCCAGGCAGCCCTCGCAGCCGTCATCGGCGCGATCGTCGCCGGCGGCGCGGTGCTGGCGTGGCACATCAGCGATCGGCAGCAGCGCACCATCCCGGAGTACGCCCAGCCGGTGGTCCCCGACGGGGTCGGCACGGTGCTCTCGGTGCTGCGGTCCAGCGCCGTGGTCGTCGACGACAGCGACGAGGTGCTCAAGGCGTCTGCTCCGGCGTACGCGCTGGGGCTGGTGCGGGGCAGCAAGCTGGTCTCGGCCGAGCTGGCCGACGTGGTCCGCAAGGTACGCCGGGACGGGCAGATCCGGGAGACCGAGCTGCTCATGGCCCGACCGGGGGTGCCCTCGCGCTACGTGACGGCCCGCGTGGCGCCGCTGGGCTCGCGGCTGGTGCTGGCGCTGGTCGAGGACCGGACCCGTGAGAAGCGCGTCGAGGAGGTGCGCCGCGACTTCGTCGCCAACGTCTCCCACGAGCTGAAGACGCCCGTGGGCGCGATCCGGCTGCTCTCGGACGCGATGCAGGACGCCGCCGACGACCCCGAGGCCGTGCGCCGCTTCGCGGACCGGATGTTCACCGAGTCCGAGCGGCTCGGCAAGCTGGTCCAGCAGATCATCGAGCTCTCCCGGCTGCAGGCCGACGACCCGCTCGACGCCCCGGTCGCCGTCCACCTCGACGACGTGATCTCCACCGCCGTCGACACCAGCCGGATGGACGCCGAGACCAAGAACATCCAGGTGATGGTCGGCGGCACCTCCGACCTGCAGGTCTTCGGCAACGAGCAGCAGGTGCTGGCCGCGGTCAGCAACCTGGTGAGCAACGCGGTGTCCTACTCCGAGAACGACTCGACGGTCCTGGTGACCACGCGCGTGGACGAGGGCTCGGTCGACATCTCGGTGGTCGACCAGGGCATCGGCATCCCGGCCGACGAGCTGGACCGCATCTTCGAACGTTTCTACCGGGTCGACCCCGCTCGCCACCGCTCCACCGGAGGCACCGGGCTCGGCCTGTCCATCGTCAAGCACGTCGCCGCCACCCACGGCGGCGAGGTCCGGGTCTGGTCAGCAGAGGGTCAGGGCTCTACGTTCACCCTGACGCTGCCCCAGCACTTCGGAGCGGAGAGAAAGACACAGGAGGACAGCCCGTGA
- a CDS encoding response regulator yields MTRVLVVEDEESYSDALAYMLRKEGFEVAIAADGNTALTEFDRNGADIVLLDLMLPGIPGTEVCRQIRATSSVPVIMVSAKDDEVDKVVGLELGADDYVTKPYSPRELVARIRAVLRRGTEPDLSPSTLEAGPVRMDVERHVVTVDGTEQRLPLKEFELLEMFLRNPGRVLTRGQLIDRVWGSDYVGDTKTLDVHVKRLRAKLEPDPSEPKYLVTVRGLGYKLDL; encoded by the coding sequence GTGACACGGGTACTGGTCGTCGAGGACGAGGAGAGCTACAGCGATGCCCTCGCGTACATGCTGCGCAAGGAGGGCTTCGAGGTGGCCATTGCCGCGGACGGGAACACCGCACTGACGGAGTTCGACCGCAACGGGGCAGACATCGTGCTGCTGGACCTGATGCTGCCCGGCATCCCCGGCACCGAGGTGTGCCGGCAGATCCGGGCGACCTCCAGCGTGCCGGTCATCATGGTCAGCGCGAAGGACGACGAGGTCGACAAGGTGGTCGGCCTCGAGCTCGGCGCCGACGACTACGTCACCAAGCCCTACTCCCCCCGCGAGCTGGTCGCCCGCATCCGCGCCGTCCTGCGGCGCGGCACCGAGCCGGACCTGTCGCCCTCCACGCTGGAGGCGGGGCCGGTGCGGATGGACGTCGAGCGGCACGTCGTGACCGTGGACGGCACCGAGCAGCGGCTGCCGCTCAAGGAGTTCGAGCTGCTGGAGATGTTCCTGCGCAACCCCGGCCGGGTGCTCACCCGCGGTCAGCTCATCGACCGGGTCTGGGGCTCGGACTACGTCGGGGACACCAAGACCCTCGACGTGCACGTCAAGCGGCTGCGGGCCAAGCTCGAGCCGGACCCGTCCGAGCCGAAGTACCTCGTGACCGTGCGGGGCCTGGGCTACAAGCTGGACCTCTGA
- a CDS encoding DMT family transporter, translating into MTSTATPAPAQPAPSGAGDVPTWLPLAAVGTTLLLWASAFVAIRHLGQDFSAGPLSLGRLLVGAAVLGVVALSRGVPRPTRREWVSLVAIGVLWFGVYNVALNEGEQRVDAGTAAMLIQLSPVLIAVLAAVFLDERFTAYLGLGLALAFGGVALISVSTSESAGHDVLGVFLCLLAAVVYSISLILQKPLVARLQAVHVTWLACTVGAVVCLPFAPSLLDELGGAPASSVWWLVYLGVFPTAIAFTTYAFALKHMSASNLGVTTYLVPPITIVMGWLALGETPPTMAYAGGALALVGVAVARRKPRARADAPAPA; encoded by the coding sequence ATGACATCGACCGCGACCCCGGCACCCGCCCAACCCGCCCCGTCCGGCGCCGGTGACGTCCCCACCTGGCTGCCGTTGGCGGCCGTCGGGACGACCCTGCTGTTGTGGGCCAGCGCCTTCGTGGCGATCCGGCACCTCGGCCAGGACTTCTCGGCCGGGCCGCTGTCACTGGGCCGGCTGCTCGTCGGCGCGGCCGTGCTCGGCGTGGTCGCGCTCAGCCGGGGCGTGCCGCGCCCCACCCGGCGCGAGTGGGTCTCGCTGGTCGCCATCGGCGTGCTGTGGTTCGGCGTCTACAACGTGGCGCTCAACGAGGGCGAGCAGCGGGTCGACGCCGGCACCGCCGCGATGCTGATCCAGCTCTCGCCGGTGCTGATCGCCGTGCTGGCGGCGGTGTTCCTCGACGAGCGCTTCACGGCGTACCTCGGGCTGGGTCTCGCGCTCGCCTTCGGCGGCGTGGCGCTGATCAGCGTCTCGACCAGCGAGTCGGCCGGCCACGACGTGCTCGGGGTGTTCCTGTGCCTGCTCGCCGCGGTCGTCTACTCCATCAGCCTGATCCTGCAGAAGCCGCTGGTGGCGCGGCTGCAGGCCGTGCACGTGACCTGGCTGGCCTGCACCGTCGGCGCGGTCGTGTGCCTGCCGTTCGCGCCGAGCCTGCTCGACGAGCTCGGTGGGGCGCCGGCCTCCAGCGTCTGGTGGCTGGTCTACCTCGGGGTCTTCCCCACCGCGATCGCGTTCACGACCTACGCCTTCGCGCTCAAGCACATGTCGGCCTCCAACCTCGGCGTCACGACGTACCTCGTCCCGCCGATCACCATCGTCATGGGCTGGCTCGCCCTCGGCGAGACGCCCCCGACCATGGCGTACGCCGGTGGCGCGCTGGCCCTGGTCGGCGTGGCCGTCGCCCGGCGCAAGCCCAGGGCGCGAGCCGACGCTCCTGCCCCTGCGTGA
- a CDS encoding FliA/WhiG family RNA polymerase sigma factor, translating to MTTGERLEASEDLWAAYRAEPTEAVRHQLVLQYSPLVKYVAGRVRVHLPATVESADLVSEGVIGLMDAIDRFEPERGWEFPTYAVPRIRGAILDSIRAADWVPRSVRSRLRAVDEARTTLQHRLGRSPEPEELAAEAGLSVPELRGLLERPTHVAAAGDDELAEVDDSGPAMDEAFEDEATRETLKSAVKRLPERDQIIVALYFFEGFTLAEIGQVLDVTESRVSQLRTRALKALREELATALAE from the coding sequence ATGACGACGGGGGAGCGGCTCGAGGCGAGCGAGGACCTGTGGGCGGCGTACCGCGCCGAGCCCACCGAGGCGGTGCGCCACCAGCTGGTGCTGCAGTACTCCCCGCTGGTGAAGTACGTCGCCGGCCGCGTGCGCGTGCACCTGCCGGCCACCGTGGAGTCCGCCGACCTGGTCTCCGAGGGCGTCATCGGGTTGATGGACGCCATCGACCGGTTCGAGCCGGAGCGCGGGTGGGAGTTCCCGACCTACGCCGTGCCCCGCATCCGCGGCGCGATCCTCGACTCGATCCGCGCCGCCGACTGGGTCCCGCGCTCGGTGCGCAGCAGGCTGCGGGCCGTCGACGAGGCGCGTACGACGCTGCAGCACCGCCTCGGCCGCAGCCCCGAACCCGAGGAACTGGCCGCCGAGGCCGGGCTGAGCGTGCCCGAGCTGCGGGGGCTCCTCGAGCGACCCACCCACGTCGCGGCCGCCGGTGACGACGAGCTCGCCGAGGTCGACGACTCCGGTCCCGCGATGGACGAGGCGTTCGAGGACGAGGCGACCCGCGAGACCCTGAAGTCCGCGGTCAAGCGCCTGCCCGAGCGTGACCAGATCATCGTGGCGCTCTACTTCTTCGAGGGGTTCACCCTCGCCGAGATCGGCCAGGTGCTCGACGTGACCGAGTCCCGCGTCAGCCAGCTGCGCACCCGGGCCCTCAAGGCGCTGCGCGAGGAGCTGGCCACCGCGCTCGCGGAGTAG
- a CDS encoding type IV pilin protein — MRIPQSKQDKGFTLIELLVVVVIIGILAAVAIPVFLNQRQKAVDSGLKSDLKNAATAIESYVVDNPQVAIPGDTATDGGSGTTVLTDFNASPGNIITVTAGTAIGSYKITGENASSSEGADNCLTYDSEAGGLQPGWVAC, encoded by the coding sequence ATGCGTATCCCCCAGTCCAAGCAGGACAAGGGCTTCACCCTCATCGAGCTCCTGGTCGTCGTGGTGATCATCGGCATCCTGGCCGCGGTGGCCATCCCGGTGTTCCTCAACCAGCGTCAGAAGGCGGTGGACTCGGGTCTCAAGTCGGATCTGAAGAACGCTGCGACTGCGATCGAGAGCTACGTCGTCGACAACCCGCAGGTGGCCATCCCCGGGGACACCGCGACTGACGGGGGCTCTGGGACGACCGTGCTGACCGACTTTAACGCTTCGCCGGGCAACATCATCACCGTCACGGCTGGCACGGCGATCGGCTCGTACAAGATCACCGGCGAGAACGCGAGCTCGAGTGAGGGGGCGGACAACTGCCTCACCTACGACTCGGAAGCTGGGGGGCTCCAGCCGGGCTGGGTTGCCTGCTGA
- a CDS encoding GspH/FimT family pseudopilin, giving the protein MSRARTPVDAGYTMIEMIVTIALAGTLMAIAVSGWQGWARASEQDGFLTELRAEMRQAQQRAVTTGGSVCVRFDAAAETYTVLEGRCDVATTVLQAARTAPGGVDIDAPLFQHGTDHTEPGVTFTSRGTATPGQLYVQRDGGPRTKLKVEGLTGRVSVS; this is encoded by the coding sequence GTGAGCCGTGCCCGCACGCCCGTCGACGCGGGCTACACGATGATCGAGATGATCGTGACCATCGCGCTGGCCGGCACCCTGATGGCCATCGCGGTCAGCGGGTGGCAGGGCTGGGCCAGGGCCTCCGAGCAGGACGGCTTCCTCACCGAGCTGCGTGCCGAGATGCGCCAGGCCCAGCAGCGCGCGGTGACCACCGGCGGCTCGGTCTGCGTGCGCTTCGACGCCGCCGCGGAGACCTACACCGTGCTGGAGGGCCGCTGCGACGTCGCGACGACGGTCCTGCAGGCCGCCCGCACCGCGCCGGGCGGCGTCGACATCGACGCGCCGCTCTTCCAGCACGGCACCGACCACACCGAGCCGGGCGTCACGTTCACCTCCCGCGGCACCGCCACGCCCGGCCAGCTCTACGTCCAGCGCGACGGCGGCCCCCGCACCAAGCTCAAGGTCGAGGGGCTCACCGGCCGTGTCTCCGTCAGCTGA
- a CDS encoding type IV pilus modification PilV family protein, with the protein MSPSADRRPTTDEGFSLVEVVVALGIVMTLMVAILPQLISGIRANDVARVGSQGRALAASELERLRNLPFQVQPNAGQYVDLFDRYFQDLTAPAQAPACRDGERWVPPPVESTGYVSGSARCGYEPASGPFYRVVRRVGGYAAKGIAPDPDLAGFVVVVDTQFLDAATPPQPKSPVTAYDTKTVGKDQPASGQVGLTVTVMADRPSTSRPVTTYTQVSRSYQTTTRVRATSDSVAMEASTMLPGPSDTEGNAVAVSSGLVHLDASLVAGSRVEVSAAGVTSSAATGENGGATRTALTAPPDTAPTWSSNAGGQLTAAGCDLVCWGGGDRTATWTPTTTGGLPGIGSPTTPLEVALKTPSTGEGYALRMGAGSGALFRTSLGLSNPLLRLRSADFSFGIGSGCTVTDSGNGLRIAGGGWARTTATGARACSTARTAEIAVLPRGTGDNPLVKVKLAGAAARCEVDGTALTATAAFDLRLQYWNGSGYSPVGAGTFTASGDTALPDPSTLSVGGTPLSTWIESWSVARVSSGITKVAAGRTTRVSVPAVFNLVTVPLRHRVASDGTPVLDGSGNRVVDPLSTLSLTVGSVGCTAEDRR; encoded by the coding sequence GTGTCTCCGTCAGCTGACCGGCGGCCCACGACCGACGAGGGCTTCTCCCTCGTCGAGGTCGTCGTGGCCCTCGGGATCGTGATGACCCTGATGGTCGCGATCCTCCCCCAGCTCATCAGCGGCATCCGCGCCAACGACGTCGCCCGCGTCGGCAGCCAGGGCCGCGCGCTCGCCGCCTCGGAGCTCGAGCGGCTGCGCAACCTGCCCTTCCAGGTCCAGCCCAACGCCGGGCAGTACGTCGACCTCTTCGACCGCTACTTCCAGGACCTCACCGCCCCCGCCCAGGCGCCCGCCTGCCGGGACGGCGAGCGCTGGGTGCCGCCGCCGGTCGAGAGCACCGGCTACGTCTCGGGCAGCGCCCGTTGCGGCTACGAGCCGGCGTCCGGGCCGTTCTACCGGGTGGTGCGCCGGGTGGGCGGGTACGCCGCCAAGGGCATCGCCCCGGACCCGGACCTCGCCGGGTTCGTCGTGGTCGTGGACACCCAGTTCCTCGACGCCGCCACGCCGCCCCAGCCCAAGAGCCCCGTGACCGCCTACGACACCAAGACCGTCGGCAAGGACCAGCCGGCCAGCGGCCAGGTCGGGCTCACGGTCACGGTGATGGCCGACCGGCCGAGCACGTCACGGCCGGTGACGACGTACACCCAGGTCTCCCGCAGCTACCAGACCACCACGCGGGTGCGCGCCACCTCGGACTCCGTCGCGATGGAGGCCAGCACGATGCTGCCCGGCCCCAGCGACACCGAGGGCAACGCGGTGGCGGTCTCCAGCGGGCTGGTGCACCTCGACGCGTCGCTGGTGGCGGGCAGCCGCGTGGAGGTCTCCGCCGCGGGCGTGACCTCCAGCGCCGCGACCGGGGAGAACGGCGGTGCCACCCGCACCGCCCTGACCGCTCCGCCGGACACCGCCCCCACCTGGAGCAGCAACGCCGGCGGGCAGCTCACCGCCGCCGGGTGCGACCTGGTCTGCTGGGGCGGTGGCGACCGCACCGCCACCTGGACCCCGACCACCACCGGCGGCCTGCCCGGCATCGGCAGCCCCACCACCCCGCTCGAGGTCGCGCTCAAGACCCCGAGCACCGGCGAGGGCTACGCGCTGCGGATGGGCGCCGGCAGCGGGGCCCTCTTCCGCACGTCCCTGGGCCTGTCGAACCCCCTGCTCCGGCTGCGCAGCGCCGACTTCTCCTTCGGCATCGGGTCGGGCTGCACCGTCACCGACTCCGGCAACGGGCTGCGCATCGCCGGCGGCGGCTGGGCGCGTACGACGGCGACGGGCGCCCGGGCGTGCTCGACCGCCCGCACCGCCGAGATCGCCGTCCTCCCCCGCGGCACGGGTGACAACCCCCTGGTCAAGGTCAAGCTCGCCGGCGCTGCCGCCCGCTGCGAGGTGGACGGGACCGCCCTCACCGCGACGGCCGCGTTCGACCTGCGTCTGCAGTACTGGAACGGGTCGGGCTACAGCCCCGTCGGCGCCGGCACCTTCACTGCGTCCGGCGACACCGCCCTCCCCGACCCGAGCACGCTCTCGGTGGGCGGCACCCCGCTCTCGACCTGGATCGAGTCGTGGTCGGTCGCCCGGGTCAGCAGCGGCATCACCAAGGTCGCCGCCGGTCGCACCACCCGCGTCAGCGTGCCGGCGGTCTTCAACCTCGTCACCGTGCCGCTGCGGCACCGGGTGGCCTCCGACGGCACCCCCGTGCTCGACGGCAGCGGCAACCGGGTCGTGGACCCGCTCTCGACGCTCTCGTTGACCGTCGGGTCGGTCGGCTGCACCGCGGAGGACCGGCGATGA
- a CDS encoding PulJ/GspJ family protein, with protein sequence MTARTGAGAPDVRHDPPRDGGFTMIEMLVAMTLFAALGTVLIGFAMGSSRVADDVRESGNVVGEARLAVERMSREFRQASELSGAQVADGKVVSLTVGVDFDGDGSVEDDPADPERLTYTWKSSTRELTLSGGGSTVQVLAGGVVAADIRLRSSAWIQDLDGDGTTTWQELDQSSIGNKNGAPDAAELPLIDLVSVELLVRDGDTERRFTVQADMRNRGVTA encoded by the coding sequence ATGACCGCACGCACCGGCGCCGGCGCCCCCGACGTACGCCACGACCCGCCGCGGGACGGCGGGTTCACGATGATCGAGATGCTGGTCGCGATGACGCTGTTCGCGGCGCTGGGCACGGTGCTGATCGGGTTCGCGATGGGCAGCAGCCGGGTCGCCGACGACGTGCGCGAGTCCGGCAACGTCGTGGGCGAGGCACGGCTCGCGGTGGAGCGGATGTCGCGGGAGTTCCGCCAGGCCTCCGAGCTGTCGGGCGCCCAGGTCGCCGACGGCAAGGTCGTGTCGCTGACCGTGGGGGTCGACTTCGACGGCGACGGCAGCGTCGAGGACGACCCCGCCGACCCCGAGCGGCTCACCTACACCTGGAAGTCCAGCACCCGGGAGCTCACGCTCTCCGGCGGCGGCTCGACCGTGCAGGTGCTCGCCGGGGGCGTGGTGGCCGCCGACATCCGGCTGCGCTCCAGCGCCTGGATCCAGGACCTGGACGGGGACGGCACGACCACGTGGCAGGAGCTGGACCAGTCCTCCATCGGCAACAAGAACGGCGCCCCCGACGCTGCGGAGCTGCCACTGATCGACCTGGTCTCCGTCGAGCTGCTGGTCAGGGACGGCGACACCGAGCGCCGCTTCACCGTGCAGGCCGACATGCGCAACCGAGGAGTCACCGCATGA
- a CDS encoding type II secretion system F family protein, with protein MGTNTYAYKVRDTTGRFREGKVRAGSENAVAEKLLGMGYVPLEVRRTGTGLQKEISFGRRKVTTKDLAIAARQLATMVDAGLSLLRALTILGEQVENPELRRVLVKVRQDVEAGHSLSAALAAEKLVFPPFMISMTRAGESGGFLDGALRQVAETFEADVKLRSQVKSAMTYPVVVFCMAILMCIGMLIFIVPIFEKMFTDLGGDLPAPTKVLVMLSESMKYVLPALGVLGFGAAFWWRRHGRDDNVREVVDPLKMKLPIFGQLTTKIALARFTRNLSTLLSAGVPVLASLDIVADTSGSVVIARAVHDVRNSVSQGETIAGPLARHDVFPSMTVQMIASGEEAGAVDQMLRRISQFYDEEVQATTEALTSLIEPLMIAFLGVVVGSMIMALYMPMFSVFDLIQ; from the coding sequence ATGGGCACCAACACCTACGCCTACAAGGTCCGCGACACCACCGGCCGCTTCCGCGAGGGCAAGGTCCGCGCGGGCTCGGAGAACGCGGTCGCCGAGAAGCTGCTCGGGATGGGCTACGTCCCCCTCGAGGTACGCCGCACCGGCACCGGGCTGCAGAAGGAGATCTCCTTCGGCCGCAGGAAGGTCACCACCAAGGACCTCGCGATCGCCGCCCGGCAGCTGGCCACGATGGTCGATGCCGGTCTGTCGCTGCTGCGGGCGCTGACGATCCTCGGCGAGCAGGTCGAGAACCCCGAGCTGCGCCGGGTGCTGGTCAAGGTCCGCCAGGACGTCGAGGCCGGCCACAGCCTCTCCGCGGCGCTGGCGGCGGAGAAGCTGGTCTTCCCGCCGTTCATGATCTCGATGACCCGCGCCGGCGAGAGCGGCGGCTTCCTCGACGGGGCACTGCGCCAGGTCGCGGAGACGTTCGAGGCCGACGTGAAGCTGCGCTCGCAGGTGAAGTCGGCGATGACCTACCCGGTCGTCGTCTTCTGCATGGCGATCCTGATGTGCATCGGGATGCTGATCTTCATCGTGCCGATCTTCGAGAAGATGTTCACCGACCTCGGCGGCGACCTCCCGGCCCCGACGAAGGTGCTGGTCATGCTGTCGGAGTCGATGAAGTACGTCCTGCCGGCCCTCGGCGTGCTCGGCTTCGGCGCGGCGTTCTGGTGGCGCCGGCACGGACGCGACGACAACGTGCGCGAGGTCGTGGACCCGCTGAAGATGAAGCTGCCGATCTTCGGGCAGCTGACCACCAAGATCGCGCTGGCCCGCTTCACCCGGAACCTCTCCACGCTGCTCTCGGCCGGCGTCCCGGTGCTGGCCTCCCTCGACATCGTCGCCGACACCTCGGGCTCGGTCGTGATCGCACGGGCCGTCCACGACGTACGCAACTCGGTGTCGCAGGGCGAGACCATCGCCGGTCCGCTCGCCCGCCACGACGTCTTCCCGTCGATGACGGTGCAGATGATCGCCTCCGGCGAGGAGGCCGGCGCCGTGGACCAGATGCTGCGCCGGATCTCGCAGTTCTACGACGAGGAGGTGCAGGCGACCACCGAGGCCCTCACCTCGCTCATCGAGCCGCTGATGATCGCCTTCCTCGGCGTCGTCGTGGGGTCGATGATCATGGCGCTCTACATGCCGATGTTCTCGGTGTTCGACCTGATCCAGTAG
- a CDS encoding PilT/PilU family type 4a pilus ATPase produces the protein MSWGEEWAPEAPAPLVDLDALLRHVAEGGGSDLHLTVGAPPTVRVRGEMTPVPGTATLTAEDLREALYAVMTERQRQVLEETRELDFAYAVPGLARFRVNVFWQREAVGAVMRLIPWRITPLEDLGMPPVVETFGHLKRGLVLVTGPTGSGKSTTLAAMLDQINRTRRGHIMTIEDPIEFLHQHQGCLVNQREVGADTRDFRSALKHVLRQDPDVILVGELRDLETISVALTAAETGHLVLATLHTQSAQDTVSRVVDVFPSGQQQQVRTQLAATLQAVVCQTLVPTADGTSRAVAAEIMVCTPGVRAMIRDDKLQQIPGALQAGARHGMQTLNAHLASHVRAGRVSREAGLEHCSDREDFLSLVGSKSTLAAGTMVSGNGTAGSNGAAPAVAAPTSSWS, from the coding sequence GTGTCGTGGGGTGAGGAGTGGGCCCCCGAGGCCCCCGCGCCGCTGGTCGACCTCGACGCCCTGCTCCGGCACGTCGCGGAGGGCGGTGGCTCCGACCTGCACCTGACCGTCGGCGCACCGCCGACGGTCCGCGTGCGCGGCGAGATGACGCCCGTCCCCGGCACCGCGACGCTCACCGCCGAGGACCTCCGCGAGGCGTTGTACGCCGTCATGACCGAGCGTCAGCGCCAGGTGCTCGAGGAGACCCGCGAGCTCGACTTCGCCTACGCCGTCCCGGGGCTGGCGCGCTTCCGCGTCAACGTGTTCTGGCAGCGCGAGGCGGTCGGCGCGGTGATGCGGTTGATCCCGTGGCGGATCACGCCGCTGGAGGACCTCGGCATGCCGCCGGTCGTGGAGACCTTCGGCCACCTCAAGCGCGGCCTGGTGCTGGTCACCGGGCCGACGGGGTCGGGCAAGTCCACGACGCTGGCGGCGATGCTCGACCAGATCAACCGGACCCGGCGCGGGCACATCATGACCATCGAGGACCCCATCGAGTTCCTCCACCAGCACCAGGGGTGCCTGGTCAACCAGCGCGAGGTCGGGGCCGACACCAGGGACTTCCGCAGCGCGCTCAAGCACGTGCTGCGCCAGGACCCCGACGTCATCCTGGTCGGCGAGCTGCGCGACCTGGAGACCATCTCGGTCGCGCTGACGGCCGCCGAGACCGGCCACCTGGTGCTCGCCACGCTGCACACGCAGTCCGCGCAGGACACGGTGAGCCGCGTGGTCGACGTGTTCCCCTCCGGCCAGCAGCAGCAGGTCCGTACCCAGCTCGCCGCCACCCTGCAGGCCGTCGTGTGCCAGACGCTGGTGCCCACCGCCGACGGCACCTCGCGGGCGGTCGCGGCCGAGATCATGGTGTGCACGCCCGGCGTGCGCGCGATGATCCGCGACGACAAGCTGCAGCAGATCCCGGGCGCGCTCCAGGCCGGTGCCCGGCACGGCATGCAGACGCTGAACGCCCACCTCGCCTCGCACGTGCGGGCCGGGCGGGTCTCCCGCGAGGCCGGGCTCGAGCACTGCTCGGACCGCGAGGACTTCCTCTCCCTCGTCGGGTCGAAGAGCACGCTGGCCGCCGGGACGATGGTCTCCGGGAACGGCACCGCCGGAAGCAACGGCGCCGCGCCCGCGGTCGCCGCACCCACCTCCTCCTGGTCCTAG